One segment of Thermococcus profundus DNA contains the following:
- a CDS encoding DUF1464 family protein → MVKAVGIDSGTKSMDLFGFDDRTGEVIVDTSVDRNRVTENPGIIIEILREVQEEYGKIDAIVGPCGYGIPLKPAREATDAEIALATFITEADVRRRLKIVGLRELMLMMREAKDLNIYFTPGVIHLPTVPEWRKANRIDLGTADKVFTAVLSIVREAERKRVSYAETNLIAVEIGFAYTSAMAVKNGQIVDGMAGTAGFPGYLGMGFMDGELAYALANALDDFGKMVLFQGGSAYVAGIDPFSVSPEEFVKLAKKDDEVRNGYEAMVEAVVKDVFALLPSVKPDSIYLSGRFSRIPEFFRDVKEALENAFGTYGFSVEVLKLESRAKAKEAAEGSAIIANGIAGGVYAPLVETLRLRESSGSIFDWVKLKEREKLRIFEKLIV, encoded by the coding sequence ATGGTTAAGGCGGTTGGAATAGACTCCGGAACTAAGAGCATGGATCTCTTTGGTTTTGACGACCGGACTGGAGAGGTTATAGTTGACACATCCGTTGATAGGAACCGCGTTACCGAAAATCCCGGCATAATAATTGAAATTCTCAGGGAGGTTCAGGAGGAGTATGGGAAGATAGACGCTATAGTCGGCCCATGCGGCTACGGAATCCCTCTGAAGCCAGCAAGGGAAGCGACTGATGCCGAGATAGCTTTGGCCACTTTCATAACCGAGGCCGACGTTAGGAGAAGGCTCAAGATAGTTGGACTGAGGGAGCTAATGCTCATGATGAGGGAGGCTAAGGATCTTAACATCTACTTCACCCCTGGGGTTATACATCTCCCCACCGTTCCCGAGTGGAGGAAGGCCAACAGGATTGACCTCGGCACTGCTGACAAGGTATTCACAGCGGTCCTCTCCATCGTCAGGGAGGCGGAGCGGAAAAGGGTATCTTATGCTGAAACCAACCTCATAGCAGTCGAGATAGGCTTTGCATACACTTCTGCCATGGCAGTCAAAAACGGCCAGATAGTTGACGGTATGGCGGGCACCGCTGGATTTCCGGGCTACCTGGGGATGGGCTTCATGGACGGTGAGCTTGCCTATGCCTTAGCGAACGCTCTGGATGACTTCGGGAAGATGGTTCTCTTCCAGGGTGGCTCAGCATACGTAGCTGGAATAGATCCCTTCAGCGTTTCTCCAGAGGAGTTTGTCAAGCTAGCGAAGAAGGACGATGAAGTGAGGAATGGCTACGAGGCGATGGTAGAGGCCGTAGTCAAGGACGTCTTTGCACTGCTCCCCTCAGTGAAGCCTGATTCAATCTACCTGAGCGGCCGCTTCTCGAGGATTCCGGAGTTCTTCAGGGACGTTAAGGAGGCACTTGAAAACGCCTTCGGAACCTACGGTTTTTCCGTGGAAGTGCTTAAGCTTGAGAGTAGGGCAAAGGCGAAGGAAGCGGCGGAAGGAAGTGCAATAATAGCGAACGGCATAGCCGGCGGAGTTTATGCACCTCTGGTTGAGACGCTTAGGCTGAGGGAAAGCTCAGGCTCGATATTTGACTGGGTCAAGCTTAAGGAGAGGGAAAAGCTCAGGATATTCGAGAAACTGATAGTTTAG
- a CDS encoding indolepyruvate oxidoreductase subunit beta, protein MEFNLIITGVGGQGGLTLSRIVGNAAMVEGYNVRIGETLGMSQRYGSVLSYLRFGEEVYSPLIEEGQADLMLALEPAEALRNARFLGKKSVAIINAYPIHTATTLVGKERYPELDKIRDAIGKICPVYMFNFQKEADKINPRTLGVLMLGYAFGKDLVPLKKESLYEGIKKTLREKLWEINFRALERGIELARE, encoded by the coding sequence ATGGAGTTCAACCTCATAATCACGGGTGTCGGTGGTCAGGGAGGATTAACGCTCTCCAGAATAGTGGGAAACGCCGCGATGGTTGAGGGCTACAACGTTAGAATCGGCGAAACCCTCGGAATGAGCCAGCGCTACGGAAGCGTCCTCAGCTACCTCCGCTTCGGTGAGGAGGTTTATTCTCCACTAATCGAGGAAGGGCAGGCTGACCTAATGCTCGCCCTCGAACCCGCAGAAGCTTTGAGGAATGCTCGTTTCCTCGGGAAGAAGAGCGTTGCAATAATCAACGCCTATCCCATACACACAGCAACAACCCTCGTCGGCAAGGAGCGCTATCCGGAACTCGACAAGATAAGGGACGCGATAGGCAAAATCTGCCCAGTTTACATGTTCAACTTCCAGAAGGAAGCCGATAAAATAAACCCGAGAACCCTCGGAGTCCTCATGCTCGGCTACGCCTTCGGAAAGGACCTTGTCCCGCTCAAAAAGGAGAGCCTCTACGAGGGAATCAAAAAGACCCTCCGCGAGAAGCTCTGGGAGATAAACTTCAGGGCCCTTGAGAGGGGGATCGAGCTGGCCCGGGAATGA